One Branchiostoma floridae strain S238N-H82 chromosome 15, Bfl_VNyyK, whole genome shotgun sequence DNA window includes the following coding sequences:
- the LOC118432251 gene encoding mucin-5AC-like (The sequence of the model RefSeq protein was modified relative to this genomic sequence to represent the inferred CDS: added 205 bases not found in genome assembly) — MASVDNSTSNTALTTTIHTVPISSIISYTSSSMTASRVTSQTAKTYNATPSNLSQSDTASMSLSSSTSDNVTLQAFTRTTHTMTAPTPMYYSAKSATASNTSHDLTALPSTTSVTGDDVTAPTTTYKSTNDGVTLPPVTPSNHTFKSLITTSNTTISSSMSRNFSTHSHTTSLTMTKFSTSNYNTSATTTVPSFAHTSMSPVTNTTNSKVSLPTMNYTYRTLLSTFNTTSDNDTLQTVSLSTFDTTSLSTATTFKTSDNGSMSNTTTMHTVEYTDISRSTSGNNGTFPTTQPFTTNQTSIAHKTAFNVSNDIATATDTPSTVTHTPLAAFSTASKSGKSTIATLFTMIYTSIIPDITSPSVAYPTVNRTFSPHTDTVNISSNSSTSYTSTPSSIKHTSRFSTTGNNVNSQTYTDVHLTHSKTESSISKTSRDSTTLHTDITTTHSSISSTISHNTTSYTNTTHTPSHTSESSSININATSHTNALPTPNFTSTFTTTSDNATLHATTPTIDTHTSTHTTPPTATLLTVIYTSMFDAIRNDTTLHTVPPVSNASIPNTTSSIPVSHTVTPYRGNYTLTLNTTSNASEFNTTSNNNMSYTTTTLTTIGSYTTTTPTAIGSYTTTTPTAIGSYATTTPTAVRSYTTTTPTAIRSYTTTTPTAISTFLLNVTGNVTTLHAATSRADFATSTSNEISNNKTSQTTETLHRASDSYSVDIKYILIIKRR, encoded by the exons ACAATGTGACGCTACAGGCATTTACAAGGACGACACATACAATGACGGCACCTACACCTATGTACTATAGTGCCAAATCAGCTACAGCCTCAAACACATCACATGACCTCACTGCATTGCCCTCAACAACCTCCGTCACCGGGGATGATGTAACAGCACCGACAACCACATACAAAAGCACCAATGACGGCGTAACACTACCACCTGTTACACCTTCTAATCACACATTCAAATCACTGATTACTACATCAAATACCACCATTAGTAGCTCCATGTCACGAAATTTCTCTACACATAGCCATACAACCTCCTTGACAATGACAAAATTCTCTACAAGTAACTACAACACATCAGCAACAACGACCGTTCCTTCATTTGCTCATACCTCCATGTCACCAGTGACCAATACAACCAACAGTAAGGTCTCATTGCCAACAATGAACTATACTTACAGAACGCTACTGTCAACATTCAATACAACCAGTGACAATGACACACTACAAACAGTTTCCCTCTCCACTTTCGATACTACTTCCCTGTCAACAGCGACCACATTCAAAACTTCGGACAACGGTAGCATGTCAAATACAACCACTATGCATACAGTTGAATACACTGATATATCAAGAAGTACATCCGgtaacaatggtacattcccaACAACACAACCCTTTACAACCAATCAAACTTCAATAGCACATAAAACTGCATTCAATGTAAGCAATGATATCGCAACTGCAACAGACACCCCATCAACAGTCACCCATACGCCACTAGCAGCATTCAGTACAGCAAGTAAAAGTGGCAAATCAACAATCGCCACATTATTTACAATGATCTACACTTCAATAATACCGGATATTACTTCGCCATCAGTTGCATACCCTACAGTTAATCGAACCTTCTCACCACATACTGACACTGTCAACATAAGCAGTAACAGTTCCACATCATATACGTCTACTCCTTCTTCCATCAAACATACTAGCAGATTCAGTACAACGGGTAACAACGTAAATTCACAAACGTACACAGATGTTCATTTGACACATAGTAAAACCGAGTCGTCCATATCAAAAACATCTCGCGACAGCACTACATTACATACAGACATTACCACTACTCACAGTTCCATATCCAGCACAATCAGTCACAACACCACGTCTTACACAAACACTACTCACACACCCAGTCATACTTCCGAATCCagtagtatcaatattaacgcgACATCGCATACAAACGCCCTCCCTACACCAAACTTCACTTCAACATTCACCACGACCAGTGACAACGCCACATTACATGCAACTACACCCACTATCGACACGCACACTAGTACGCACACCACACCACCTACAGCCACTCTTCTCACCGTCATTTACACTTCCATGTTCGATGCAATCAGAAACGACACGACACTACATACAGTACCTCCAGTCAGCAATGCTTCCATACCCAACACAACCAGTAGCATACCTGTATCACACACAGTTACACCTTACAGAGGCAATTACACTCTCACGTTAAATACAACTAGTAACGCTTCCGAATTCAACACAACCAGCAACAATAACATGTCATATACAACTACTACTCTTACAACCATAGGATCATATACAACCACTACTCCTACAGCCATAGGATCATATACAACTACTACTCCTACAGCCATAGGATCATATGCAACTACTACTCCTACAGCCGTAAGATCATATACAACCACTACCCCTACAGCCATAAGATCATATACAACGACTACTCCTACAGCCATAAGTACCTTCCTGCTCAATGTAACAGGTAACGTCACCACTTTACATGCAGCTACTTCTCGTGCTGACTTTGCCACGTCTACATCCAATGAAAtaagcaacaacaaaacttcACAAACAACTG AAACACTGCACAGAGCATCAGACAGCTACAGCGTTGATATTAAATACATTCTCATCATCAAGAGAAGATAA